A genomic window from Macadamia integrifolia cultivar HAES 741 unplaced genomic scaffold, SCU_Mint_v3 scaffold449, whole genome shotgun sequence includes:
- the LOC122068665 gene encoding uncharacterized protein LOC122068665 has translation MVNSSTSREMEQNATVQEVEGLRNSHELAGSVSDKHLDLLRPSARHVSVIKGMSTEVLGDAKGKYTLLRDAEEGQFGMYDKPLPCFGCGIGWFSFLLGFVFPLLWYYATILYFGNYYRKDPRERAGLAASAIAAMICSIVVLITVPILIFSSS, from the exons ATGGTGAATTCATCAACTTCAAGAGAAATGGAACAGA ATGCTACTGTTCAGGAGGtggagggtttaagaaatagcCATGAGTTGGCGGGATCAGTTTCGGATAAGCACCTTGATCTTTTGAGGCCATCTGCTCGACATGTTTCAGTGATTAAAG GGATGTCAACTGAAGTTTTAGGCGATGCAAAAGGGAAGTATACCCTGCTTAGGGATGCTGAAGAGGGCCAATTCGGAATGTACGACAAACCTCTCCCTTGCTTTGGCTGTGGGATTGGATGGTTTTC GTTTTTACTTGGATTTGTGTTCCCATTGCTGTGGTACTATGCCACAATTCTCTATTTTGGGAACTATTATCGCAAGGATCCAAGAGAGCGAGCAGGACTTGCTGCTTCTGCGATTGCG GCCATGATATGTTCAATAGTGGTGTTGATCACGGTACCTATTCTTATATTCTCATCATCGTGA
- the LOC122068664 gene encoding UBP1-associated proteins 1C, whose translation MVWFQCEDCGENLKKPKLPNHFRICSAFKLSCIDCGETFGQQSVQGHNQCITEAEKYGPKGQVKASSKTPAKPTSDSKPKPDFDVNVGLSSRPPWFCSLCNASATSKQTLLLHAEGKKHRAKARAFHNSKQQTKPTEESAPSLKESTCDPTKEDLLTGIDVEPQKVQDPRKDGVVLSCSDGSLSSKRKKTLDESESGNARGKHGTDTPGDSNNGEVIQAKIPGAEPECQVKKRKASVLPKEDKVENMGDSNKEAKKKIKWKKLITSALKSNSDGTLKIKKLQKLVFKALRESGATEDEEAELKDMLLHKINSSSRFMLQDKLVHLVAKS comes from the exons ATGGTTTGGTTTCAGTGCGAGGACTGCGGCGAGAACCTCAAGAAGCCCAAGTTGCCGAACCATTTCAGGATCTGCTCCGCTTTCAAG TTATCCTGCATAGATTGTGGAGAAACATTTGGGCAACAGAGTGTTCAAGGTCACAATCAGTGCATTACAGAAGCG gagAAATATGGTCCAAAAGGACAAGTAAAAGCTTCATCTAAGACACCAGCAAAGCCAACCAGTGACTCCAAGCCAAAACCTGATTTTGACGTCAATGTTGGGTTATCTTCTCGTCCCCCCTGGTTTTGTAG CCTGTGTAATGCCAGTGCTACAAGTAAGCAAACCTTGCTACTGCATGCAGAAGGAAAGAAACACAGGGCAAAAGCCCGTGCTTTCcacaattctaagcaacaaacAAAACCGACGGAAGAATCTGCTCCTAGTCTGAAGGAATCAACCTGTGACCCCACAAAGGAAGATTTGCTTACTGGGATAGATGTCGAGCCACAAAAAGTACAAGATCCACGGAAAGATGGTGTTGTGCTTAGCTGCTCAGATGGAAGTCTGtcatcaaagagaaaaaaaacactagaTGAATCTGAAAGTGGAAATGCTAGAGGAAAGCATGGTACTGATACTCCAGGAGATTCGAACAATGGAGAAGTCATTCAAGCAAAAATACCTGGAGCAGAACCAGAGTGCCAGGTGAAGAAAAGGAAAGCTTCGGTTTTGCCCAAGGAAGATAAGGTGGAGAACATGGGTGACAGTAATAAGGAAGCTAAGAAGAAGATCAAGTGGAAGAAGCTGATTACTTCAGCATTGAAATCA AATTCTGATGGAACACTGAAGATTAAAAAGCTGCAAAAACTAGTCTTCAAAGCCCTCAGAGAGTCTGGTGCCACTGAAGACGAAGAAGCTGAACTAAAAGACATGCTCTTACATAAG ATAAATTCAAGTTCTAGATTCATGCTCCAGGACAAACTTGTTCATTTGGTGGCCAAAAGCTGA
- the LOC122068662 gene encoding ras-associated and pleckstrin homology domains-containing protein 1-like yields MEENGDPSTPFWLQTSNNLYRHRHRRSSSLLLNPTLLIVLIPTVALLLLFLVVPSFLSFASQTFRPNSVKRNWDSVNFLLVIFAVACGFLNRRNDDSSNGVAANISEGVSENPLQYSLDPRIYDSVETTAASDSSISTNVVRLRRSCSSYPDLRQEFSWVSGERFFDDNGFDFNTYRSASEHVCRRRGRQPESEHSEIKTIPVDTFVLRSTETSSSESLLPPPSPSPSPAEPPAPPPSPPPPPPPPPQAIKHRTSRSFHAVRRKENVENPEEVVSEINRSRPLMPSSPPPPPPPPPRPESHHHQSEQKSGHKRRGSGAKDLANTLASLYQHRTKKKKKQNFKENQESPDQSPPLHSGVEVPPPPPPPPPPASVFHNLFSYKKTSKSKKIHSISLSQPNSSPPPPPPPPPRPGSSSRSTKRKSQSEAPSAPPPPPPPRPGSSSLSTKRKSQSETPSAPPPPPPPPPEPSFDPPRKSQTISAGGGRPPLPVKPSKTLYDEDENLNSREQSPLTPTPPPYPPFRMPELKFSVRGDFVRIQSDQSSRSSSPVGSPTVKESEYEYESFLSVPTTFTSATTTMAVAATAMMDGGEPSGAVFCSSPDVNTKADSFIARFRAGLKLEKMNSIKEKQTAQTQRPM; encoded by the coding sequence ATGGAAGAAAATGGAGACCCATCGACACCCTTTTGGCTTCAGACCAGTAACAATCTATATCGTCATCGCCATCGTCGTTCATCGTCTCTGCTTCTCAATCCTACTCTTTTAATAGTCTTGATTCCCACTGTGGCTCTCTTACTTTTGTTTCTTGTTGTACCTTCGTTTCTTTCGTTTGCTTCTCAGACTTTTAGACCAAATTCTGTGAAGAGAAATTGGGATTCTGTTAATTTTTTGCTTGTTATCTTCGCTGTTGCTTGTGGGTTTCTGAATAGAAGAAACGATGATAGCTCCAATGGCGTCGCTGCGAACATCTCAGAAGGTGTTTCAGAGAACCCACTTCAATATTCTTTGGATCCGAGGATCTATGATTCGGTCGAGACTACTGCTGCTTCTGATTCTTCGATTTCGACGAATGTGGTTCGTTTGAGGAGGAGCTGTAGCTCGTACCCAGATCTCAGGCAAGAGTTTTCATGGGTTTCCGGCGAGCGATTCTTTGACGACAATGGCTTCGATTTTAATACTTATCGGTCGGCGTCGGAACACGTTTGCCGTCGACGAGGACGCCAGCCTGAGAGTGAGCATTCGGAGATCAAGACCATACCAGTGGATACTTTTGTGCTTCGTTCTACGGAGACTTCTTCTTCAGAATCGCTACTACCACCtccatctccttctccctctccagCAGAGCCACCAGCGCCGCCAccttcaccaccaccacctcctcctcctcctccacagGCGATCAAGCACAGAACGAGCCGATCATTCCACGCAGTAAGACGTAAGGAAAATGTGGAAAACCCCGAAGAAGTTGTTTCGGAAATCAACAGAAGCCGACCCTTGATGCCTTCATCGCCACCGCCGCCTCCGCCCCCACCACCAAGACCAGAGTCGCATCATCATCAGTCGGAGCAAAAGAGCGGACATAAGAGGAGAGGGAGTGGAGCAAAGGATCTAGCCAACACTCTGGCTTCACTGTATCAACAcaggacgaagaagaagaagaaacagaatttCAAGGAGAATCAGGAAAGCCCCGATCAGTCTCCTCCTTTGCATTCAGGAGTAGAAGTTCCCCCACCaccgccgccaccaccacctcctgcTTCCGTATTTCACAATCTATTCTCTTACAAGAAAACTAGCAAGAGCAAGAAAATCCACTCAATTTCACTTTCACAGCCGAACTCATcgccacctccaccacctccgcCACCACCAAGACCTGGGTCATCATCACGTTCAACCAAACGGAAGTCCCAGAGTGAGGCACCATCAGCGCCACCACCTCCGCCACCACCAAGACCTGGGTCATCATCACTCTCAACCAAACGGAAGTCCCAGAGTGAGACACCatcagcaccaccaccaccaccgccaccgccaccagAACCATCTTTCGACCCACCCCGGAAAAGTCAGACGATCTCTGCCGGCGGTGGGAGACCTCCATTACCGGTTAAACCGAGCAAAACATTATACGACGAAGACGAGAACTTGAACAGTAGAGAACAGTCGCCATTGACTCCAACACCTCCGCCGTATCCGCCATTCCGAATGCCGGAACTGAAGTTCTCAGTTCGTGGGGATTTCGTCAGGATACAAAGCGACCAAAGTTCACGCAGCAGCTCTCCGGTTGGTTCGCCGACGGTGAAGGAATCTGAATATGAATATGAATCATTTCTGTCTGTGCCAACTACGTTTACATCAGCAACAACCACCATGGCAGTTGCTGCTACGGCGATGATGGACGGCGGAGAACCCAGCGGAGCAGTATTCTGTTCCAGCCCAGATGTTAACACGAAGGCTGATAGCTTCATTGCTAGATTCCGAGCAGGGCTGAAGCTTGAGAAGATGAATTCCATCAAAGAGAAACAAACAGCCCAGACCCAGAGGCCAAtgtga